The Pleuronectes platessa chromosome 23, fPlePla1.1, whole genome shotgun sequence genome contains a region encoding:
- the LOC128429968 gene encoding dickkopf-related protein 2, whose product MMVVMLVLVLSAWSRGGDARVRLNSIRTVILREGHALPVNRSTWEPSLDLTLYQCMSDLECSEGSYCHAPSKGPAHSRCQTCHRRKKRCHRDGMCCPGNRCSNNICVPDVDSFITQTIPGSDGGLSLLSKKKGWKKRGRVDMKGTSGKGQVGDPCLRSTDCSDSLCCARHFWTRICKPVLREGQVCTRHRRKRNHGLELFQRCPCAEGLGCRTLREPGTKPSSSLLSPSSSSLLAAAAKSKFASAPSRHSSLSPSTTLSSTKSSSLSAVAKTRLHVCQKD is encoded by the exons ATGATGGTGGTGATGCTCGTGCTCGTGCTGTCGGCGTGGTCTCGAGGCGGGGATGCGCGTGTCCGGCTCAACTCCATCAGGACGGTGATCCTGAGGGAAGGGCACGCGCTGCCGGTGAACCGGAGCACGTGGGAGCCGAGTCTGGACCTGACG ctctACCAGTGCATGAGCGACCTGGAGTGCAGCGAGGGCAGCTACTGCCACGCCCCCAGCaaaggccccgcccactcacggTGCCAGACCTGTCACAGGAGGAAGAAGCGCTGCCATAGGGATGGAATGTGTTGCCCCGGCAACCGCTGCAGCAACA ATATCTGTGTCCCTGACGTCGACAGTTTTATAACTCAGACGATCCCCGGCTCTGACGGAGGTTTGAGTCTGCTGTCCAAAAAGAaaggatggaagaagagaggaagagtggaCATGAAAGGGACGAGCGGTAAAG GTCAGGTCGGGGATCCTTGTCTGCGCTCGACCGACTGCTCGGACAGTTTGTGCTGCGCCCGACACTTCTGGACCCGCATCTGCAAGCCGGTGTTGCGAGAGGGACAAGTTTGCACGAGACACCGACGGAAGCGGAACCACGGCCTGGAGCTGTTCCAGCGATGCCCGTGTGCTGAGGGGCTGGGCTGCCGGACGCTGCGAGAGCCCGGCACCAAGCCTTCATCGTCGCTATTGTCTCCCTCATCATCATCGCTCCTGGCGGCGGCGGCGAAGTCCAAGTTTGCATCGGCCCCTTCCCGCCACTCGTCCTTGTCGCCTTCGACCACTTTGTCGTCAACAAAGTCGTCGTCGCTCTCAGCCGTGGCAAAAACCAGACTTCATGTTTGTCAGAAGGACTGA
- the LOC128430577 gene encoding LOW QUALITY PROTEIN: uncharacterized protein LOC128430577 (The sequence of the model RefSeq protein was modified relative to this genomic sequence to represent the inferred CDS: inserted 1 base in 1 codon) — MKMAPGVSEEEEEEEEDEGQCLKSKRSMSQPLHFQRPEFPFWSPRTESLVSCDFPPGFSHEPQSSCTKLWTNDLYNEWCEAEEQRGPQTFSWTQKDELEQEVSDEHKLSVRRRCEHVTEGTDETGSRTLLNRIYTELHITEGQSEEVNTQHEVRQLETASKMKILQDTPIKVHDIFKASTDQQSSIRVVLTNGVAGVGKTFSVQKFTLDWAEGLENQDVGLLAVLSFRELNLVKDQQHSLLTLLHVFHPELQKLTAETLAVCKPLFIFDGLDESRPSLDFNHRELVSEVTQRSSVNVLLTNLIRGNLLPSALVWITSRPASANQIPPACVDRVTEVRGFTEVQKEEYFRRRFSDEELCSRIISHIKTSRSLHIMCQIPVFCWIIATVLEHMLTTDQRGELPKTLTDLYSHFLLVQTKRKNNKYGEGHETSPQQLTEADRDVLLKLGRLAFEHLEEGNIMFDQEDLERCGLNVTEASVYSGVCTEIFRRECVIFQKSVYCFVHLSVQEFLAAIYIFHCHLNKDEKLESFLGTLWGSCELSLDLFLRKAIDKSLKSKNGHLDLLVRFLHGLSLESNQRLLRGLLGRTENCPESFQKAIINLKEMSTYDISPDRSINIFHCLTEMNDHSIHQEIHDPSIHLDESATCRDAAPSLSPLHATLFSSSSSSRREMKTGVSEEEEEEEEEDQCLRSDRSMREPLHFQSPEIPFWSPRTESLVSCDFPPGFSQEPQSSYTKLWTNDQYNEWCEAEEEQRGPQTFSQTQKDELEQEVSDEHKLSVRRRCEHVTEGTDETGSRTLLNRIHTELHITEGQSEEVNTQHEVRQLETASKRKILQDTPIKVHDIFKASTDQQSSFRVVLTNGVAGVGKTFSVQKFTLDWAEGLENQDVGLLAVLSFRELNLVKDQQHSLLTLLHVFHPALQKLTAETLAVCKPLFIFDGLDESRPSLDFNHRELVSEVTQRSSVTXLLTNLIRGNLLPSALVWITSRPASANQIPPACVDRVTEVRGFTEVQKEEYFRRRFSDEELCSRIISHIKTSRSLHIMCQIPVFCWIIATVLQHMLTTDQRGELPKTLTDLYSHFLLVQTKRKNNKYGEGHETSPQQLTEADRDVLLKLGRLAFEHLEEGNIMFDQEDLERCGLNVTEASVYSGVCTEIFRRECVIFQKSVYCFVHLSVQEFLAAIYIFHCHLNKDEKLESFLGTLWGSCDPSLDEFLRKAMDKSLKSRSGHLDLLVRFLHGLSLESNQRLLRGLLGRTENCPESFQKAIINLKEMSTYDISPDRSINIFHCLTEMNDHSIHQEIHDPSIHL; from the exons ATGAAGATGGCTCCAGGAgtcagtgaagaagaggaggaggaggaggaagatgaaggtcAGTGCCTGAAGAGTAAGAGATCGATGTCACAACCCCTGCACTTCCAAAGACCTGa ATTTCCCTTTTGGAGCCCGAGGACAGAGTCTCTGGTGTCATGTGATTTCCCTCCAGGTTTCAGTCACGAGCCTCAGTCATCATGTACAAA actCTGGACAAACGACCTGTACAACGAGTGGTGTGAAGCTGAGGAGCAACGAGGACCACAGACGTTCAGTTGGACACAAA aagatgagctggagcaggaggtttcagatgaacataagctcagtgtgaggaggagatgtgaacatgtgactgaaggaactgatgaaacaggaagtagaaccctcctcaacaggatctacactgagctccacatcacagagggacagagtgaagaggttaatactcaacatgaggtgaggcagcttgagacggcttccaagatgaagatcctccaggacactcccatcaaggtccacgacatctttaaagcctccactgaccagcagagcagcatcagagtcgtcctgaccaacggagtcgctggcgttggaaaaaccttctcggtgcagaagttcactctggactgggcagagggtttagagaaccaggatgtgggtctgctggctgtgctttcgttcagggagctgaacctggtgaaggaccagcagcacagtcttctcacgctgctccatgttttccatccagagttacagaagctcactgcagagacgctcgctgtctgtaaacctttgttcatctttgacggcctggatgaaagcagaccttctctggacttcaaccacagggagcttgtgtctgaggtcacacagaggtcatcagtcaacgtgctgctgacaaacctcatccgggggaatctgcttccctcggctctcgtctggataacctccagacctgcatcggccaatcagatccctcctgcctGTGtggacagggtcacagaagtacgaggcttcactgaggtccagaaggaggagtacttcaggaggagattcagtgatgaagagctgtgcagcagaatcatctcacacatcaagacgtccaggagcctccacatcatgtgtcaaatcccagtcttctgctggatcattgctacagttctggagcacatgttgaccacagaccagagaggagagctgccaaagaccctgactgacctgtactcacacttcctgctggttcagacaaagaggaagaacaacaagtacggtgagggacatgagacgagtccacagcagctgacggaggctgacagggacgttctcctgaagctggggaggctggcgtttgaacatctggaggaaggaaacatcatgttcgaccaagaagacctggagcggtgtggccttaatgtcacagaggcctcggtgtactcaggagtttgtactgagatcttcagaagagagtgtgtgatcttccagaaatcagtctactgctttgttcatctgagcgttcaggagtttctggctgcgaTTTATATTTTCCATTGTCACTTAAACAAGGATGAGAAGCTGGAGAGTTTCCTGGGAACTCTCTGGGGTAGCTGTGAACTGTCCCTGGATCTATTCCTGAGGAAAGCAATAGATAAATCACTGAAGAGCAAAAATGGCCACCTGGATCTTCTCGTTCGCTTTCTCCATGGTCTCTCGCTGGAGTCGAATCAGAGGCTCTTGAggggcctgctgggtcggacagagaactGTCCAGAGAGCTTCCAGAAGGCAATCatcaacctgaaggagatgagcACCTACGATATCTCTCCTGACAggagcatcaacatcttccactgtctgacggagatgaacgaccactccaTTCATCAGGAGATCCACGACCCCAgtatccacct AGATGAATCCGCCACTTGCCGAGACGCCGCTCCTTCCTTGAGTCCACTCCATGCCACTCTGTTTTcatcgagcagcagcagcaggagggag ATGAAGACAGGAgtcagtgaagaagaggaggaggaggaagaggaagatcagTGCCTGAGGAGTGACAGATCCATGCGTGAACCCCTGCACTTCCAAAGTCCTGA AATTCCCTTTTGGAGCCCGAGGACAGAGTCGCTGGTATCATGTGATTTCCCTCCAGGTTTCAGTCAGGAGCCTCAGTCATCCTATACAAA actCTGGACAAACGACCAGTACAACGAGTGGTgtgaagctgaggaggagcaACGAGGACCACAGACGTTCAGTCAGACACAAA AGgatgagctggagcaggaggtttcagatgaacataagctcagtgtgaggaggagatgtgaacatgtgactgaaggaactgatgaaacaggaagtagaactctcctcaacaggatccacactgagctccacatcacagagggacagagtgaagaggttaatactcaacatgaggtgaggcagcttgagacggcttccaagaggaagatcctccaggacactcccatcaaggtccacgacatctttaaagcctccactgaccagcagagcagcttcagagtcgtcctgaccaacggcgtcgctggcgttggaaaaaccttctcggtgcagaagttcactctggactgggcagagggtttagagaaccaggatgtgggtctgctggctgtgctttcgttcagggagctgaacctggtgaaggaccagcagcacagtcttctcacgctgctccatgttttccatccagcgttacagaagctcactgcagagacgctcgctgtctgtaaacctttgttcatctttgacggcctggatgaaagcagaccttctctggacttcaaccacagggagcttgtgtctgaggtcacacagaggtcatcagtca ggctgctgacaaacctcatccgggggaatctgcttccctcggctctcgtctggataacctccagacctgcatcggccaatcagatccctcctgcctgtgttgacagggtcacagaagtacgaggcttcactgaggtccagaaggaggagtacttcaggaggagattcagtgatgaagagctgtgcagcagaatcatctcacacatcaagacgtccaggagcctccacatcatgtgtcaaatcccagtcttctgctggatcattGCTACAGTTCTgcagcacatgttgaccacagaccagagaggagagctgcccaagaccctgactgacctgtactcacacttcctgctggttcagacaaagaggaagaacaacaagtacggtgagggacatgagacgagtccacagcagctgacggaggctgacagggacgttctcctgaaacTGGGGAGGCTGGCGTttgaacatctggaggaaggaaacatcatgttcgaccaagaagacctggagcggtgtggccttaatgtcacagaggcctcagtgtactcaggagtttgtactgagatcttcagaagagagtgtgtgatcttccagaaatcagtctactgctttgttcatctgagcgttcaggagtttctggctgcgaTTTATATTTTCCATTGTCACTTAAACAAGGATGAGAAGCTGGAGAGTTTCCTGGGAACTCTCTGGGGTAGCTGTGACCCGTCCCTGGATGAATTCCTGAGGAAAGCAATGGATAAATCACTGAAGAGCAGAAGTGGCCACCTGGATCTTCTCGTTCGCTTTCTCCATGGTCTCTCGCTGGAGTCGAATCAGAGGCTCTTGAggggcctgctgggtcggacagagaactGTCCAGAGAGCTTCCAGAAGGCAATCatcaacctgaaggagatgagcACCTACGATATCTCTCCTGACAggagcatcaacatcttccactgtctgacggagatgaacgaccactccaTTCATCAGGAGATCCACGACCCCAgtatccacctgtag
- the LOC128429962 gene encoding calcium uniporter protein, mitochondrial has translation MFVSRSLSRFRFCCSKNKTLRTDTFSSAWSTSLFSGYSSEPPTKDVSLHYSLGRPVLSVRLPAGRPCRFTLTPMLTTVGDLLRDISAKDPGVHSAALLNGDGQRISSCTFMETVLNKDFQLVINGVTHNVGSLGQGASHEHVLGLNDMKYVVQLLQAALNLPQQQHVKHSELLIQREQLQQELRPLEMVKIQMAKEAESRASLLGWAGLGYLSLQGGFLGYLTWYVFAWDVMEPVTFFISCTTSMIFFGYYILTKQEFMVTGARDRQFLHFFHRRVSQQKFDLQKYNELKDKMAEVDDDLRRLRSSIRLQLPVEQVQSSR, from the exons ATGTTCGTGTCCCGGTCGCTCAGCCGCTTCAGGTTCTGCTGCtcgaaaaacaaaacactacgAACCGACACC TTCAGTTCAGCCTGGTCGACCAGCCTCTTCTCCGGCTACAGCAGTGAACCACCGACCAAAG atgTGTCTCTTCATTACAGCCTGGGCCGCCCGGTCCTGTCGGTGCGTCTCCCTGCAGGTCGGCCATGTCGCTTCACCCTGACGCCCATGTTGACCACCGTGGGCGACCTGCTTCGAGACATCTCAGCCAAAGACCCCGGGGTCCACAGTGCCGCTCTGCTGAACGGAG aTGGACAGAGAATCTCCTCGTGCACGTTTATGGAAAcagttttaaataaagatttccAGCTCGTCATCAACGGCGTCACACACAATGTTGGCTCTCTCGGCCAAG GTGCGTCTCATGAGCACGTGTTGGGTCTGAACGATATGAAGTACGTGGTCCAGCTCCTTCAAGCCGCTCTGAATCTCCCTCAGCAGCAACACGTCAAACACTCGGAGCTGCTGATCCAACGGGAGCAACTACAACAGGAGCTCAGGCCACTGGAGATG gtgaaaATCCAGATGGCGAAGGAGGCGGAGTCGAGAGCCTCCCTGCTggggtgggcggggcttggtTACCTATCACTACAGGGAGGATTCCTGGGTTACCTCACCtg gtatGTGTTTGCATGGGACGTCATGGAGCCAGTCaccttcttcatctcctgcaCCACCAGCATGATCTTCTTCGGCTACTACATCCTCACAAAACAG gagttcATGGTCACGGGGGCAAGGGATCGTCAGTTCCTTCACTTCTTCCACCGCAGAGTGTCTCAACAGAAATTTGATCTTCAAAAATACAACGAGCTCAAAGACAAGATGGCCGAG gtggaCGATGATCTCCGGAGGTTGAGAAGTTCGATCCGTCTGCAGCTGCCCGTGGAACAGGTTCAAAGTTCCCGCTGA